The Streptomyces sp. NBC_00162 genome window below encodes:
- a CDS encoding DUF5990 family protein: protein MRIRIEAVELPGLTCPPGATADGGAPFYGNVHVAVQRRDRPAELLDPQPGDARTATWTLECTVVASPASPDVKGPYVQGRPGGRFVYLSWGTVDEEGAFAMFRRAKLMLDAVPGQVLKAAADGGLLVGRLGLTDACGEPVCARVVPPRITWVAEPAG, encoded by the coding sequence ATGCGCATCCGCATCGAAGCCGTCGAGCTACCCGGCCTCACCTGCCCGCCCGGAGCCACCGCTGACGGAGGGGCGCCGTTCTACGGGAACGTCCACGTCGCCGTACAGCGACGCGATCGCCCGGCCGAGCTCCTCGATCCGCAGCCCGGTGATGCGAGGACCGCGACCTGGACCCTGGAGTGCACCGTCGTCGCTTCCCCGGCGAGCCCCGATGTGAAGGGCCCGTACGTGCAGGGCCGTCCGGGCGGCCGGTTCGTCTACCTGTCGTGGGGCACGGTCGACGAGGAGGGCGCCTTCGCGATGTTCCGCCGCGCCAAGCTGATGCTCGATGCCGTGCCCGGTCAGGTGCTCAAGGCCGCCGCGGATGGCGGCCTGCTGGTCGGGCGTCTGGGCCTGACCGACGCATGCGGCGAACCGGTGTGCGCGCGGGTCGTACCCCCGCGCATCACCTGGGTCGCGGAACCCGCCGGCTGA
- a CDS encoding SDR family NAD(P)-dependent oxidoreductase: protein MKQTAVVTAGTAGIGLETALGLAAAGLAVTVVGRSAERGARAVERINATAPAHPARFLAADLASLDAVRALADRIASEGPLTVLVNNVGAMFAERQDSVDGIEASFAVNHLSPYLLTELLIPTLRAGAPSRIVNVTSGSIGVAKRTFDSVEPPGGYYGFHWYGRAKLANLAYALDLSGRLDGTGISVFAADPGGAATDMTNGTMRDPRIVSPGLRLLWPLVQRKFERSTSGPASVAAKPSIFAATDATLAGRTGLVIGPQAHPVAPFRAATDPRIAAAVRRLSERLAGSVNRSA from the coding sequence ATGAAGCAGACAGCGGTAGTCACGGCAGGGACGGCGGGGATAGGGCTGGAGACCGCCTTGGGGCTGGCCGCGGCAGGGCTCGCGGTCACCGTGGTCGGGCGCAGCGCCGAGCGCGGCGCTCGCGCGGTCGAGCGGATCAACGCCACGGCGCCGGCGCATCCCGCCCGGTTCCTGGCGGCCGACCTCGCCTCGCTCGATGCGGTCCGCGCACTCGCGGACCGCATCGCCTCCGAGGGCCCCTTGACCGTCCTGGTCAACAACGTCGGGGCGATGTTCGCCGAGCGGCAGGACTCGGTCGACGGCATCGAGGCGTCGTTCGCCGTCAACCACCTCTCGCCGTACCTGCTGACCGAGCTGCTGATCCCCACCCTGCGGGCCGGTGCGCCGAGTCGGATCGTGAACGTGACCTCGGGCTCGATCGGAGTCGCCAAGCGCACGTTCGATTCCGTCGAGCCGCCTGGCGGCTACTACGGCTTCCACTGGTACGGCCGCGCCAAGCTCGCCAACCTTGCCTACGCGCTGGACTTGTCCGGACGGCTCGACGGGACGGGCATCTCGGTCTTCGCCGCGGACCCCGGCGGCGCCGCGACCGACATGACCAACGGCACCATGCGCGATCCCAGAATCGTCTCCCCTGGACTGCGCCTGCTCTGGCCCCTTGTCCAGCGGAAGTTCGAGCGGTCAACCTCGGGTCCGGCCTCCGTTGCGGCCAAGCCCTCGATCTTCGCCGCAACCGACGCCACGCTGGCCGGCCGGACCGGTCTCGTGATCGGACCGCAGGCGCATCCGGTCGCCCCCTTCCGCGCCGCGACCGACCCTCGCATCGCCGCGGCCGTCCGCCGCCTCAGTGAGCGCCTCGCGGGATCCGTGAACCGATCAGCATGA
- a CDS encoding TetR/AcrR family transcriptional regulator yields MTTPLRKDAARNWERIVAVARALIDEGTPLQLNDVARRAGVGVGTVYRHFPTSEALLETVATPCLEDLAAQGEQALADGDPWQALVGFLAHTIEAQVTDASLSPVTAAPTDALPRTTELKRTLWSVGERLLGRAQDAGVVRADLTPGDLVPLMCGIAYAANMHGSTPAARTATAHRYLTMLLEGLHA; encoded by the coding sequence ATGACGACCCCGCTACGCAAGGACGCCGCTCGCAACTGGGAACGGATCGTCGCCGTGGCCCGTGCTCTCATCGACGAGGGCACACCGCTGCAGCTCAATGACGTAGCCCGCCGCGCCGGGGTGGGCGTCGGCACCGTCTACCGTCACTTCCCCACCTCCGAGGCGCTCCTGGAGACCGTCGCCACCCCATGCCTGGAAGACCTCGCTGCCCAAGGTGAGCAGGCGCTGGCCGACGGCGACCCGTGGCAGGCACTCGTCGGCTTCCTGGCCCACACCATCGAAGCGCAGGTCACCGACGCGTCTCTGTCCCCGGTCACCGCCGCGCCCACGGACGCACTGCCGCGCACCACCGAACTGAAACGCACTCTCTGGTCGGTCGGAGAACGGCTACTCGGCCGGGCCCAAGACGCCGGGGTCGTGCGCGCAGACCTGACCCCCGGCGACTTGGTCCCGCTCATGTGCGGAATCGCCTACGCCGCGAACATGCACGGCAGCACCCCCGCCGCCCGTACCGCAACCGCCCACCGCTACCTGACCATGCTCCTGGAAGGCCTGCACGCCTAG
- a CDS encoding CU044_5270 family protein produces MNANTSGPSPAEWDEGVRLLSQTARDLPAGRHQFHKELLMAQIQQEQRTETAAPVRERRFRLPRPAITLPVVATALAGAVVAVLMMPGGTEAGGLATGPAMTTPVGAATTNGVPELLDRISLAAAEVPQQGIKPGQYIYIESQTADTFLKTVGDKTTLASYELHRRQIWASPDGTKGWLIDPAVNDSPEGETLSLPDELGNTRVAGLNAPSYDYLAKLTADPAELLAKIYKETEGMGNSPEQQAFTTIGDLLGESYPPAALYPALFRAAAKIPGVVVVQDAVDAVGRPGVAVARLDENSGQREEWIFERNTHVFLGKRTVQVNENRGQQALIKPGTITFTSAITNRAIVDGIKRTPSRVG; encoded by the coding sequence ATGAACGCGAACACGTCCGGACCGAGTCCGGCCGAGTGGGACGAGGGCGTACGGCTGCTCTCCCAGACGGCGCGTGACCTTCCGGCGGGCCGCCACCAGTTCCACAAGGAGCTCTTGATGGCCCAGATCCAGCAGGAACAGCGTACGGAGACGGCAGCCCCGGTCAGGGAACGGCGATTCCGGCTGCCGCGTCCGGCGATCACACTGCCCGTCGTGGCCACCGCCCTGGCCGGGGCGGTCGTCGCCGTGTTGATGATGCCCGGCGGTACGGAAGCCGGAGGCCTCGCCACCGGACCGGCCATGACCACACCCGTCGGCGCCGCGACCACCAACGGCGTGCCGGAACTGCTCGACCGGATTTCGCTGGCGGCGGCTGAGGTGCCCCAACAGGGCATCAAGCCCGGCCAGTACATCTACATCGAGTCCCAGACGGCCGACACCTTCCTGAAGACCGTCGGCGACAAGACCACCCTGGCCAGCTATGAGCTGCACCGCCGCCAGATCTGGGCCTCTCCCGACGGCACCAAGGGCTGGCTGATCGACCCCGCCGTCAACGACAGCCCCGAGGGAGAGACCCTGAGCCTCCCCGACGAGCTGGGCAACACCCGGGTGGCAGGCCTGAACGCACCCTCGTACGACTACCTGGCCAAGCTGACCGCCGACCCCGCCGAGCTGCTCGCCAAGATCTACAAGGAGACCGAAGGCATGGGCAACTCACCCGAACAGCAGGCGTTCACCACCATCGGCGACCTGCTCGGCGAGAGCTACCCGCCTGCGGCGCTGTACCCGGCCTTGTTCAGGGCCGCCGCGAAGATCCCCGGTGTCGTCGTCGTGCAGGACGCGGTGGACGCGGTGGGCCGGCCCGGGGTGGCGGTTGCCCGGCTGGACGAGAACAGCGGTCAGCGCGAGGAGTGGATCTTTGAGCGGAACACCCATGTCTTCCTGGGCAAGCGCACCGTTCAGGTGAATGAGAACCGTGGACAGCAGGCTCTGATCAAGCCCGGCACGATCACCTTCACCAGCGCGATCACGAACCGGGCCATCGTCGACGGCATCAAGAGGACCCCGTCGCGGGTGGGCTGA
- a CDS encoding RNA polymerase sigma factor, whose protein sequence is MRARIRAGDSSAFAELFDSYARAVYNHAFRLTADWSTAEDVMAATFMEAWRLRDKVDPEGGSLRPWLLGVATNTARNQYRSNRRYRAAANAAAAAELSVPDHAEEVAERVDDRRRLAKALTALASLRRTEREVVALCLGEGLDYEAAAQALGIPVGTVGSRLSRARKKLRVLAEDEPAGPAAEKTPQNARGKREGGGSPRQTRGDHAHVVRPAQGGNR, encoded by the coding sequence ATGCGAGCCCGGATACGAGCCGGGGATTCAAGCGCGTTCGCAGAGCTTTTCGACAGCTATGCCCGCGCGGTCTACAACCATGCTTTCCGACTGACCGCCGACTGGTCGACGGCCGAGGACGTGATGGCCGCGACGTTCATGGAGGCGTGGCGGCTGCGTGACAAGGTCGATCCAGAGGGCGGCTCCCTGCGGCCGTGGCTGCTGGGCGTCGCCACCAACACCGCCCGCAACCAGTACCGGAGCAACCGGCGCTACCGGGCAGCGGCGAACGCGGCAGCGGCGGCCGAGCTGTCCGTTCCCGACCACGCCGAAGAGGTGGCCGAACGAGTCGACGACCGGCGCCGCCTCGCGAAGGCTTTGACCGCCCTCGCCTCGCTGCGCAGAACGGAGCGCGAGGTGGTGGCGCTGTGCCTGGGGGAGGGCCTGGACTACGAAGCCGCGGCGCAAGCCCTCGGGATTCCGGTCGGTACCGTCGGCTCCCGGCTTTCCCGGGCGCGCAAGAAGCTGCGCGTGCTCGCCGAGGACGAACCGGCCGGCCCGGCTGCCGAAAAGACGCCGCAGAATGCGCGCGGAAAACGGGAAGGCGGCGGTTCGCCGCGACAGACAAGAGGTGACCACGCACACGTGGTCCGGCCCGCGCAGGGAGGAAACCGATGA
- a CDS encoding MarR family winged helix-turn-helix transcriptional regulator encodes MRNELQTLGRAVKQAQYRQHRALERELATVGTTLAQWDALRAISGAPGAPARALAAATFQSEQAFGTLAARLVAQGLVERRPGHGRRIEHHLTPAGERVLKAGHQVADTVLASCFSTLSTADRATLLDLLQRLDPDEDRSP; translated from the coding sequence ATGCGCAATGAACTGCAAACCCTCGGCAGGGCGGTCAAGCAGGCCCAGTACCGCCAGCACCGCGCCCTGGAGCGAGAGTTGGCCACGGTCGGCACCACACTGGCCCAGTGGGACGCCCTGCGGGCGATCAGCGGCGCGCCCGGGGCGCCGGCCCGCGCGCTGGCCGCGGCCACGTTCCAGAGCGAGCAGGCCTTCGGCACGCTCGCCGCACGCCTGGTCGCCCAGGGCCTGGTCGAACGCCGCCCAGGGCACGGCCGCCGCATCGAGCACCACCTCACCCCCGCAGGCGAACGCGTCCTGAAGGCCGGACACCAGGTCGCCGATACGGTGCTGGCCTCATGCTTCTCCACCTTGTCCACGGCCGACCGCGCCACCCTGCTCGATCTGCTGCAACGCCTCGACCCCGACGAGGACCGGAGCCCGTGA
- a CDS encoding alpha/beta fold hydrolase — translation MTSTHTATVYPDLPLTLTEAGTGRPVLVLHGGGGPATVAGLATHLARTTHTITPTHPGWNGTDRPEWLTGIDDLALAYLHHLHARGLRDVLVVGSSLGGWIGAEMAVRDTAGLITGLVLIDAVGIHVTSEPIRDFFTLDARGVAESAWHDSARHYRDPALIPPEQLTAQQANMATMRALAGDPYMHDPKLLRRLRHVEIPALLLWGESDRIVTPAYGAAYADGFGNGRLQLIPRAGHLPQMEQPDDTFAAIDSYLHRAAGSRERPDGFKTGQVV, via the coding sequence ATGACTTCCACTCACACGGCCACCGTGTACCCGGACCTGCCCCTCACCCTGACCGAGGCCGGAACCGGCCGGCCCGTCCTCGTCCTGCACGGCGGGGGCGGACCGGCCACGGTCGCCGGACTCGCCACCCACCTGGCGCGGACCACCCACACCATCACTCCGACACACCCCGGCTGGAACGGCACCGACCGCCCCGAGTGGCTGACCGGCATCGACGACCTCGCCCTTGCCTACCTCCACCACCTGCACGCCCGCGGACTGCGCGACGTCCTCGTCGTGGGCTCCTCGCTCGGCGGCTGGATCGGCGCCGAGATGGCGGTGCGCGACACGGCGGGCCTCATCACCGGCCTCGTCCTGATCGACGCCGTCGGCATCCACGTCACATCCGAGCCGATCCGGGACTTCTTCACCCTCGACGCCCGCGGCGTCGCCGAATCCGCCTGGCACGACTCGGCCCGCCACTACCGCGACCCCGCGCTCATACCGCCCGAGCAACTCACCGCCCAGCAGGCCAACATGGCCACGATGCGCGCCCTCGCGGGCGACCCGTACATGCACGACCCGAAGCTGCTGCGCCGCCTGCGCCACGTCGAGATCCCCGCCCTGCTGCTCTGGGGCGAGAGCGACCGCATCGTCACGCCCGCCTACGGAGCGGCGTACGCGGACGGCTTCGGCAACGGCCGGTTGCAGCTCATCCCCCGGGCAGGCCACCTGCCGCAGATGGAGCAGCCGGACGACACCTTCGCCGCGATCGACTCGTACCTGCATCGCGCCGCCGGTTCCAGGGAGCGCCCCGACGGGTTCAAGACCGGCCAGGTTGTCTGA
- a CDS encoding DoxX family protein — protein sequence MTALRFPTASRTATISTTPYDVGLPVLRLVLGVIMAVHGTQKLFRWFDGPGIKTTGMFFSKAGYPAGETMATIAGLTETLGGLGLILGLLTPLAAAAIVGVMINAISVKWTGAVLGLEGVELESLIIAAAVTLALTGPGRFALDRFVPVLRDHRLVYGFLALALGVVLAVVVLLLRD from the coding sequence ATGACCGCACTCCGGTTCCCCACTGCTTCCCGCACCGCGACCATCAGCACCACCCCCTATGACGTCGGTCTGCCCGTGCTGCGCCTCGTGCTCGGTGTGATCATGGCCGTCCACGGAACCCAGAAGCTGTTCCGGTGGTTCGACGGCCCCGGCATCAAGACCACAGGCATGTTCTTCAGCAAGGCCGGCTATCCGGCGGGCGAGACCATGGCGACGATCGCGGGCCTGACCGAGACGCTGGGCGGCCTGGGCCTGATCCTCGGCCTGCTCACCCCGCTGGCGGCCGCCGCCATCGTCGGCGTCATGATCAACGCCATCTCCGTCAAGTGGACCGGCGCCGTGCTCGGCCTGGAGGGCGTCGAGCTCGAGTCCCTGATCATCGCCGCGGCCGTCACCCTCGCCCTCACCGGCCCGGGCCGTTTCGCCCTGGACCGCTTCGTGCCGGTGCTCCGCGACCACAGGCTGGTCTACGGTTTCCTCGCCCTGGCCCTGGGGGTCGTACTGGCGGTCGTGGTGCTGCTGTTGCGGGACTGA
- a CDS encoding MFS transporter has translation MATTTKIKLRALVRASGGPRYAVALAVDALGTGLLRPFLLLYGVTVLRLSAPVTGIAMTVGVVVGLVCMPAVGRWLDRGARSTVVAASMLVRVLGVALLLAAPAGHVWLFATAALFLGIGNQAWPAAHAALVATVAHGRERDVALAGGRALRNAGLGVGALLATACLAGGTSALQSLAAVTGLAYLAAAALAWSVHLYAQPAATPAKDRDDGPAPRTRALLAANVVYVFCLNVPEIALPLVLLTQLHASPVWSAAIFVANTVLVVTLQVPVTVLLSRFSRRTVLALAGVVLAVSYLGFLAATSLGHGWGAPAVAAVSVLCTLGEIIYAGSATALVTALAPAHVLGRTLARFELSTGFGLAVSPAVITALAPHGSAALWGSLAGATLLSASAVAAEKDQGTRLSGRPCRARAGS, from the coding sequence ATGGCAACCACCACCAAGATCAAGCTCCGCGCCCTCGTCCGGGCCTCCGGAGGCCCCCGCTATGCCGTCGCCCTGGCCGTGGACGCGCTCGGCACCGGCCTGCTGCGGCCGTTTCTGCTGCTCTACGGGGTGACGGTGCTGAGGCTCTCCGCGCCGGTCACCGGCATCGCCATGACGGTCGGCGTCGTCGTGGGTCTGGTGTGCATGCCCGCGGTGGGCCGATGGCTGGACCGGGGCGCGCGCAGCACGGTCGTTGCAGCGTCGATGCTGGTGCGGGTCCTCGGCGTGGCGCTGCTGCTGGCCGCCCCGGCGGGGCACGTCTGGCTGTTCGCGACGGCGGCGCTCTTCCTCGGCATCGGCAACCAGGCATGGCCGGCCGCCCACGCGGCTCTCGTGGCCACGGTCGCCCACGGCCGGGAGCGCGACGTCGCGCTCGCGGGAGGCCGCGCCCTGCGCAACGCCGGCCTGGGCGTGGGCGCGCTCCTCGCCACCGCATGCCTGGCGGGCGGCACCAGCGCACTGCAGTCGCTGGCAGCCGTCACCGGGCTCGCGTATCTGGCTGCGGCGGCCTTGGCGTGGTCGGTCCACCTGTACGCGCAGCCGGCCGCTACCCCGGCCAAGGACAGGGACGACGGGCCCGCACCCCGGACGCGCGCGCTGCTGGCCGCCAACGTGGTCTACGTCTTCTGCCTCAACGTCCCCGAAATCGCGCTCCCTCTGGTCCTGCTGACACAGCTGCACGCATCCCCGGTGTGGTCGGCAGCCATCTTCGTGGCCAACACGGTGCTGGTGGTCACCCTGCAGGTCCCGGTCACCGTCCTGCTGTCCCGCTTCTCCCGGCGCACCGTGCTGGCTCTCGCCGGCGTGGTACTCGCCGTGTCCTACCTCGGCTTCCTCGCGGCCACCTCACTGGGACACGGCTGGGGTGCCCCGGCCGTCGCCGCGGTGTCCGTGCTCTGCACCCTCGGCGAGATCATCTATGCCGGCAGCGCCACCGCGCTCGTGACCGCCCTCGCCCCGGCCCATGTCCTGGGACGCACCCTCGCCCGCTTCGAGCTCTCCACGGGCTTCGGCCTCGCCGTCTCCCCGGCCGTCATCACCGCGCTCGCACCCCACGGCTCGGCCGCCCTCTGGGGCAGCCTCGCCGGTGCGACGCTCCTCTCCGCCTCCGCCGTTGCCGCCGAGAAGGACCAAGGAACGCGGCTCAGCGGTCGCCCCTGCCGGGCGAGAGCAGGCTCGTGA
- a CDS encoding helix-turn-helix domain-containing protein, with the protein MTLRIDISGLPSERLRFAASPLAELTAMLHVLAEPGHHPQLAGWAGDVWAGLPPELAERLREAEFLWRSSQADFLLPARPRATLAEELDDVDRIDDERYVTAALVTTCGSNRVHFAAPSPLTDATARERALDLAQARGARQEAFAERLLADPAAVRARVRHTLEQCADAFFDDAWTGVAVQLATDLRLKNDLLKRQGIGAALASVSGAVTLAPDGGCIIVDKLQDKATAAHGTGVTFIPSVFGRPHLVAVHAPRWQPVVQYPVAEPGPSEPVSLETVTLRLEALAHPVRLRLLRTLARGPHTTSELAHAWELTLPEVSRHLAVLRRAGLLTARRHGRYVRHTLNLPDLTALGADLLAAVLR; encoded by the coding sequence GTGACGTTGAGGATCGACATCAGCGGGCTGCCGTCCGAGCGACTGCGGTTCGCCGCCTCCCCGCTGGCCGAGCTGACCGCGATGCTCCACGTACTGGCCGAACCCGGGCATCATCCCCAACTCGCCGGCTGGGCCGGGGACGTCTGGGCCGGGCTGCCGCCGGAGCTGGCCGAACGGTTGCGGGAGGCCGAGTTCCTCTGGCGTTCCTCACAAGCCGACTTCCTGCTCCCCGCCCGACCTCGAGCGACCCTCGCCGAGGAGTTGGACGACGTGGACCGGATCGACGACGAAAGGTATGTGACCGCCGCGCTCGTCACCACGTGCGGCAGCAACCGGGTCCACTTCGCCGCGCCGTCGCCGCTCACCGACGCGACGGCTCGCGAGCGGGCCCTGGACCTGGCCCAGGCCCGTGGCGCACGGCAAGAGGCCTTCGCGGAACGGCTGCTCGCGGACCCGGCCGCCGTGCGGGCGCGGGTGCGCCACACCCTCGAACAGTGCGCCGACGCGTTCTTCGACGACGCCTGGACGGGCGTCGCCGTGCAGCTCGCCACCGACCTGCGCCTGAAGAACGACCTGCTGAAGCGCCAGGGCATCGGGGCGGCACTCGCATCGGTCTCCGGCGCGGTCACCCTGGCACCGGACGGCGGCTGCATCATCGTGGACAAGCTGCAGGACAAGGCGACCGCCGCCCACGGAACCGGGGTCACCTTCATCCCCAGTGTCTTCGGCCGCCCGCACCTGGTGGCGGTCCACGCGCCCAGGTGGCAGCCGGTGGTGCAGTACCCCGTGGCCGAGCCGGGTCCATCGGAGCCGGTATCGCTGGAGACGGTGACTCTACGGCTGGAGGCGCTCGCACATCCGGTACGGCTGCGGCTGCTGCGCACCCTGGCCCGCGGCCCGCACACCACCAGTGAGCTGGCCCACGCCTGGGAACTCACGCTCCCGGAGGTTTCCCGCCACCTCGCCGTCCTGCGCCGCGCGGGCCTGCTCACGGCTCGGCGGCACGGTCGTTACGTCCGTCACACCCTCAACCTGCCCGATCTGACGGCGCTGGGCGCCGACCTGCTGGCGGCCGTACTGCGCTGA
- the nadE gene encoding ammonia-dependent NAD(+) synthetase, with amino-acid sequence MSQPASTALQQEIARELLVAESFDAHREIERRVAFLAERLTSTGLRSLVLGISGGVDSTTAGRLCQLAVERVRAAGHDATFYAMRLPYGIQADEKDAQLALGFINADRVLTVDVKSASDAALEAAVTGGTVFRDAHHQDFVQGNIKARQRMIAQYAVAGAHDGLVVGTDHAAEAVSGFFTKFGDGAADLVPLTGLTKRRVRACADALGAPAELVWKTPTADLETLDPGKADEDALGVTYDEIDDFLEGKPVGERAFDTIVRRYRLTEHKRQLPIAP; translated from the coding sequence GTGAGCCAGCCGGCGTCCACCGCCCTGCAGCAGGAGATCGCCCGGGAGCTCCTGGTGGCCGAGAGCTTCGACGCGCACCGGGAGATCGAGCGCCGGGTGGCCTTCCTCGCCGAGCGACTCACCTCCACCGGCCTGCGCTCCCTGGTGCTCGGGATCAGCGGCGGCGTCGACTCCACCACCGCCGGACGGCTGTGCCAGCTGGCCGTGGAGCGGGTCCGCGCGGCCGGCCACGACGCGACGTTCTACGCGATGCGGCTGCCGTACGGGATCCAGGCCGACGAGAAGGACGCCCAGCTCGCCCTCGGCTTCATCAACGCCGACCGGGTGCTGACCGTGGACGTCAAGTCTGCGAGCGACGCCGCGCTGGAGGCCGCCGTGACCGGCGGCACCGTCTTCCGCGACGCCCACCACCAGGACTTCGTGCAGGGCAACATCAAGGCCCGCCAGCGCATGATCGCCCAGTACGCGGTGGCCGGCGCGCACGACGGCCTGGTCGTGGGCACCGACCACGCGGCCGAGGCGGTCTCCGGCTTCTTCACCAAGTTCGGCGACGGCGCGGCCGACCTGGTCCCGCTGACCGGTCTGACCAAGCGCCGGGTCCGGGCGTGCGCCGACGCCCTGGGCGCCCCCGCCGAGCTGGTCTGGAAGACCCCCACGGCGGACCTGGAGACCCTGGACCCGGGCAAGGCCGACGAGGACGCGCTCGGAGTCACGTACGACGAGATCGACGACTTCCTGGAAGGCAAGCCGGTCGGCGAGCGGGCCTTCGACACGATCGTCCGCCGCTACCGCCTCACCGAGCACAAGCGACAGCTGCCGATCGCGCCGTAG
- a CDS encoding TetR/AcrR family transcriptional regulator: MTRAETKERNRRALLDAAFQVVTRDGYRAKLDEIAERAGLTTGAIYSLFGSKSGLVVALVTDYLRPHYEEIEQAIRADMDLLEAVDAFARYYRRSCDAPDALSGLSLQITLLDMALHDPELGSRLAASVRTHESHLIALFTGRSHNGNVVTSHQAQRLATALRALFVGLSQGVMLGFAHGADEQYFADSACALASRTALIDPARIRPHGSA; the protein is encoded by the coding sequence ATGACGAGAGCCGAGACCAAGGAACGCAACCGCCGCGCCTTGCTGGATGCCGCGTTCCAGGTCGTCACGCGAGACGGGTACCGCGCCAAGCTCGACGAGATCGCCGAGCGGGCGGGCCTGACCACCGGCGCCATCTACTCGCTGTTCGGCAGCAAGAGCGGCCTGGTGGTCGCCCTGGTCACCGACTACCTGCGGCCGCACTACGAAGAGATCGAACAGGCGATCCGCGCTGACATGGATCTCCTTGAAGCGGTCGACGCCTTCGCCCGGTACTACCGGCGCAGTTGTGACGCCCCCGACGCGCTGTCCGGCCTGTCGCTGCAGATCACCCTGCTCGACATGGCCCTGCACGATCCGGAGTTGGGCTCCCGGCTCGCCGCATCCGTCCGGACGCATGAGAGCCACCTGATCGCATTGTTCACCGGCCGATCGCACAACGGGAACGTCGTGACGTCGCATCAGGCGCAGCGCCTGGCCACCGCGCTCCGGGCGCTGTTCGTCGGCCTCAGCCAGGGCGTCATGCTCGGCTTCGCCCACGGTGCCGACGAGCAGTACTTCGCCGACTCCGCCTGCGCCCTGGCATCCCGTACGGCCCTCATCGATCCGGCTCGGATCCGTCCGCACGGGTCAGCGTGA
- a CDS encoding class I SAM-dependent methyltransferase, which translates to MDDRAVESAAEVFDGMGAEYERAFRDLPGQLAALDWLTARLPAGARVLDVGSGTGRPVAETLVRAGYEVTGIDVSAAMVELARAQVPGARFERRDVRDYRAPDGGFDAVCAFFPLLVMGRDEVGEALRRITECLVPGGYFVMATVPADIADVEIEWMGHRVRVSSYSTAEYLRRLREDCGLEVLYHATSTFRPDSDLAEPEDHLFCYARRTGARSA; encoded by the coding sequence GTGGACGATCGCGCGGTGGAGTCGGCGGCGGAAGTGTTCGACGGGATGGGGGCCGAATACGAGCGTGCCTTTCGCGACCTGCCCGGCCAGCTCGCCGCGCTCGACTGGCTCACGGCCCGACTGCCCGCCGGCGCCCGTGTCCTGGACGTCGGCAGCGGCACCGGGCGGCCGGTCGCCGAGACGCTCGTGCGGGCCGGGTACGAGGTCACCGGCATCGACGTGTCGGCGGCGATGGTCGAACTCGCCCGTGCCCAGGTGCCCGGCGCCCGCTTCGAGAGGCGGGACGTGCGCGACTACCGGGCTCCGGACGGCGGTTTCGACGCCGTCTGCGCCTTCTTCCCGCTGCTGGTGATGGGCCGCGACGAGGTCGGCGAGGCACTCCGCAGGATCACCGAATGCCTGGTACCGGGCGGCTACTTCGTGATGGCCACCGTGCCCGCCGACATCGCGGACGTGGAGATCGAATGGATGGGCCACCGCGTCCGGGTCTCCAGCTACTCCACCGCGGAGTACCTGCGCCGGCTCCGCGAGGACTGCGGCCTGGAGGTCCTGTACCACGCCACCTCCACCTTCCGGCCGGACAGCGATCTCGCCGAACCGGAGGACCACCTGTTCTGCTACGCCCGCCGCACCGGCGCGCGGTCCGCCTGA